One Mycobacterium marseillense DNA window includes the following coding sequences:
- a CDS encoding substrate-binding domain-containing protein: protein MGRHSAPDPDDSLDEPSRDDVVDEPSRGEDAGHQQRDAGADEAAEYYSDADDYADEDYYSDERHYADDDEPYADDEPYAAGDAFADSTADEYPEFPPRQGGPAGSEPPAESPSLFRGGHRGLADRLGGHRSEGGRRGVSIGVIVALIAVVVVVGSVILWSFFGDALSKRSHKAAGRCVGGQEAVAVVADPSIATAVQEFAESYNKSAGPIGDRCMVVNVKPADSDAVLNGFIGKWPAELGGQPALWIPGSSISAARLAGATAQKTISESHSLASSPVVLAVRPELAPALAKQNWAALPGLQTNPNALAGLNLPAWGSLRLALPTGGNGDASFLAGEAVAAASVPPGAPVTQGTGAVHTLLSAQPKLADNSLTEAMNTLLKPGDAATAPVHAVITTEQQLFQRGQSLPDAKSALASWLPPGPAPVADYPTVLLSGSWLTREQASAASEFSRFMHKPDQLAKLAKAGFRVNGEKTPSSPVTTFPALPSTLSVGDDPMRATLAEAMAAPATGQATTIMLDQSMPGQEGAKSRLANVIGTLQDRIKTLPPTAVVGLWTFDGHEGRSEVASGPLADPVGGQPRSAALSAALDKQYSSGGGAVSFTTLRMIYQDMQANYHAGQTNSLLVITAGPHTDQSLDGPGLQDFIRKSIDPAKPIAVNVINFGADPDRSTWEAVAQLSGGSYQNIASSASPELATAVNAFLS, encoded by the coding sequence ATGGGTAGGCACAGTGCGCCCGACCCTGACGACTCCCTCGACGAGCCTTCTCGCGACGATGTGGTCGACGAGCCGTCCCGGGGTGAAGACGCAGGACATCAGCAGCGGGATGCCGGCGCCGACGAGGCGGCCGAGTACTACTCGGACGCCGATGACTACGCGGACGAGGACTACTACTCCGACGAACGTCACTACGCCGACGACGATGAGCCCTACGCCGACGACGAGCCGTACGCCGCGGGCGACGCGTTCGCCGACAGCACCGCCGACGAATACCCGGAGTTTCCGCCGCGCCAGGGCGGTCCGGCGGGTTCGGAGCCACCGGCCGAATCCCCCTCGCTCTTTCGCGGCGGGCATCGGGGGCTCGCCGACCGCCTGGGCGGTCATCGCAGCGAGGGCGGACGCCGGGGCGTCAGCATCGGTGTGATCGTCGCACTGATCGCCGTCGTCGTGGTGGTGGGCTCGGTGATCCTGTGGAGCTTCTTCGGCGACGCGCTGTCCAAGCGGTCACACAAGGCGGCCGGCCGCTGTGTGGGAGGTCAAGAGGCCGTCGCCGTCGTCGCCGACCCCTCGATCGCCACTGCCGTTCAGGAATTCGCGGAAAGCTACAACAAATCGGCGGGACCGATCGGCGACCGCTGCATGGTGGTCAACGTCAAGCCGGCCGACTCCGACGCCGTGCTCAACGGCTTCATCGGCAAGTGGCCCGCGGAACTGGGCGGCCAGCCGGCACTGTGGATCCCCGGTAGCTCGATCTCCGCCGCACGGCTGGCGGGAGCCACGGCCCAGAAAACCATCAGCGAGAGCCACTCACTGGCCAGTTCCCCGGTGGTGCTTGCCGTGCGTCCCGAACTGGCGCCCGCCCTCGCCAAGCAGAACTGGGCGGCGCTGCCCGGGCTGCAGACCAACCCGAATGCGTTGGCCGGGTTGAACTTACCCGCGTGGGGCTCGCTGCGGCTGGCGCTGCCGACGGGCGGCAACGGGGACGCCTCGTTCCTCGCCGGCGAGGCGGTGGCGGCCGCGTCCGTACCCCCGGGCGCCCCGGTGACGCAGGGCACCGGCGCGGTGCACACCCTGCTGAGCGCGCAACCCAAACTCGCCGACAACTCGTTGACCGAGGCGATGAACACGCTGCTGAAGCCCGGGGACGCGGCGACCGCGCCGGTGCACGCGGTGATCACCACCGAACAGCAGCTGTTCCAGCGCGGCCAGTCCCTGCCAGACGCCAAGAGCGCCTTGGCTTCCTGGCTTCCGCCCGGCCCCGCGCCGGTGGCCGACTACCCCACCGTGCTGCTCAGCGGTTCGTGGCTCACCCGCGAACAGGCCTCGGCAGCCAGCGAGTTCTCCCGTTTCATGCACAAGCCCGACCAGCTGGCCAAGCTGGCCAAGGCGGGCTTCCGGGTCAACGGGGAGAAAACCCCCAGCAGCCCGGTCACCACGTTCCCGGCGCTGCCGTCGACGCTGTCGGTCGGCGACGACCCGATGCGCGCCACCCTTGCCGAGGCCATGGCCGCCCCGGCGACCGGACAGGCCACGACCATCATGCTCGACCAGTCGATGCCCGGCCAGGAAGGCGCAAAGTCCCGGCTGGCGAATGTGATTGGGACGCTTCAGGACCGGATCAAAACCCTGCCGCCCACCGCCGTCGTCGGGCTGTGGACGTTCGACGGCCACGAGGGCCGCTCCGAGGTCGCGAGCGGGCCGCTGGCCGATCCCGTCGGTGGCCAGCCGCGCTCGGCGGCGCTGTCGGCCGCACTGGACAAACAGTATTCGTCGGGCGGTGGCGCGGTGTCGTTCACCACGCTGCGCATGATCTACCAAGACATGCAGGCCAACTACCATGCCGGCCAAACCAATTCGCTTCTGGTGATCACCGCCGGCCCGCACACCGACCAGTCCTTGGACGGCCCGGGGCTGCAGGATTTCATTCGCAAGAGCATTGACCCGGCCAAGCCGATCGCGGTGAACGTCATCAATTTCGGCGCCGATCCGGACCGATCGACCTGGGAAGCGGTCGCCCAGCTCAGCGGCGGCAGCTATCAGAACATCGCCTCCTCGGCGTCGCCCGAGCTCGCGACGGCGGTCAACGCGTTCTTGAGCTGA
- a CDS encoding oxygenase MpaB family protein: protein MSSAQLDAAATPALRPLGPGSATWRRGIDWRALLGSRAALLLEVAHPVVGAGVIDHSEFLRDRWGRISRTLAAMRRYTGFHGPQAAIDEGQRLRDLHRHISGVDALGRSYHALNADAYLWVHAVAYASAADVRRVFGGVLDDGGEDALFREWRDVAAILRVPERVIPHTRGEFWAYYHETVEHRLERNAATELLLELDRHPMPAPPTLRVPQLMWNSAAIPLAALLRLTTAGLLPDIARARLRVEWSAEREQRFQRTVSVVRALDRALPDRIRYPAAHRTETR from the coding sequence ATGTCCTCGGCACAACTGGACGCCGCCGCGACGCCGGCGTTGCGCCCGCTCGGACCCGGTTCGGCCACCTGGCGGCGCGGGATCGACTGGCGCGCCCTGCTCGGCAGCCGTGCGGCGCTGCTGCTGGAAGTGGCCCACCCGGTCGTGGGCGCCGGCGTGATCGATCACTCGGAGTTCCTGAGGGACAGGTGGGGCCGCATCTCGCGGACCTTGGCCGCGATGCGCCGCTACACCGGCTTCCACGGACCACAGGCCGCCATCGACGAGGGGCAGCGATTGCGCGACCTGCATCGCCACATCTCCGGCGTCGATGCGCTCGGACGTAGCTATCACGCGCTCAACGCCGACGCCTATCTGTGGGTGCATGCGGTCGCCTATGCGAGCGCCGCCGACGTCCGCCGGGTGTTCGGCGGGGTGCTCGACGACGGCGGTGAGGACGCGCTCTTTCGTGAATGGCGCGACGTCGCCGCGATCTTGCGCGTCCCCGAGCGGGTCATCCCGCACACGCGCGGCGAGTTCTGGGCCTACTACCACGAGACCGTCGAGCACCGCCTCGAACGCAACGCCGCAACCGAGCTTCTGCTCGAACTCGACCGCCATCCGATGCCGGCACCGCCGACGCTGCGTGTGCCGCAACTGATGTGGAACTCGGCCGCGATCCCGCTCGCCGCGTTGCTGAGGTTGACCACCGCCGGCTTGCTGCCCGACATCGCCCGGGCCCGGCTTCGCGTCGAATGGTCCGCCGAACGCGAGCAACGGTTCCAGCGCACCGTGAGCGTGGTGCGTGCGCTGGACAGGGCGCTGCCCGACCGCATTCGCTACCCCGCCGCACACCGCACCGAAACTCGTTGA
- a CDS encoding oxygenase MpaB family protein, which translates to MAHPLPTDPEDVPGRFERRARRADTDSADTSFLAEEISPWLSPAYGAANVVMQLANSGVAYGVMESKVDSGNLYKHPFKRARTTFTYIAVAIAGNAQDRRVYREAVNAAHAQVRSGPQSPVRYNAFDPGLQLWVASCMAAVFEDTRRLRGGRSRRDPETVHRAASVFATTLQVPPEMWPADREAADRYWQEQLGRLEFDDRMRSYLIGIARLNFLPAPISAVFGGWNLFMTLGYLPPQLREKLGFEWSAAQQRRFDRWQRLFGVLDLFTPRFLTRLGVQAVVWDMRLRHRIGATVV; encoded by the coding sequence ATGGCCCATCCCCTGCCCACCGATCCGGAGGACGTTCCGGGCCGGTTCGAGCGGCGCGCCCGCCGGGCGGACACGGATTCCGCCGACACATCGTTTCTCGCCGAGGAGATCTCGCCGTGGCTGTCCCCCGCCTACGGCGCGGCGAATGTCGTGATGCAGCTGGCGAATTCCGGCGTGGCCTACGGCGTGATGGAAAGCAAGGTCGACAGCGGCAACCTGTACAAGCACCCCTTCAAGCGGGCCCGCACCACCTTCACCTACATCGCCGTGGCCATCGCCGGTAACGCCCAGGATCGCCGGGTGTACCGGGAGGCCGTCAACGCCGCACACGCCCAGGTGCGCTCCGGGCCGCAAAGCCCGGTGCGTTACAACGCCTTCGACCCGGGACTACAACTCTGGGTCGCCTCCTGCATGGCCGCGGTGTTCGAGGACACCCGCAGGCTGCGGGGCGGCCGTTCCCGACGCGACCCCGAAACCGTGCACCGGGCGGCGTCGGTTTTCGCCACCACACTGCAGGTGCCGCCCGAAATGTGGCCCGCCGACCGGGAGGCCGCCGACCGCTACTGGCAGGAGCAGCTCGGTCGGCTCGAGTTCGACGACCGCATGCGCAGCTACCTGATCGGCATCGCGCGCCTGAATTTTCTGCCCGCCCCCATTTCGGCCGTGTTCGGCGGCTGGAATCTCTTCATGACGCTGGGATACCTGCCGCCGCAGCTGCGCGAAAAACTCGGGTTCGAGTGGTCGGCCGCGCAGCAACGCCGATTCGACCGCTGGCAACGCCTCTTCGGGGTGTTGGACCTGTTCACGCCGCGGTTCTTGACGCGCCTCGGCGTGCAGGCGGTGGTATGGGACATGCGACTGCGGCACCGCATCGGGGCAACCGTCGTGTGA
- a CDS encoding oxygenase MpaB family protein has product MTTTSRIERRGNASAATFVPPETEWNSAHRALANDVRWFAGSPLAAAFGRLALDQVAHREIAAAVDRSGRFAENFTDRGIRSAAFTALAAFGDSSDVRASRADLKRLHRDVRGTGKDSFSDTRYSALKPEVWTWVAVSGLNLLYQGYLRVCGRRLTLAEQEVVYQTLRSELQFLELPSKQGKLPATLHDMLEYYNSVAAKDLADNDFLQFANRSFVAPPIPKLLVSRQMRPVLQLVWPVLTTLASRPVVVCSAAVAHPTMRRLLGVRWGAREQVEFVVYVAALQMGWRWLPRRLTLEPLAYNRYQYERLRDRYRSVLLDSFAAPSAT; this is encoded by the coding sequence ATGACGACGACAAGCCGAATCGAGCGGCGCGGCAACGCTTCCGCGGCGACGTTCGTGCCGCCCGAAACGGAATGGAATTCCGCGCACCGGGCATTGGCCAACGACGTCAGGTGGTTCGCGGGGTCGCCGCTGGCGGCGGCATTCGGCCGCCTGGCCCTCGACCAGGTGGCGCACCGCGAAATCGCGGCCGCGGTGGATCGCAGCGGGCGCTTCGCCGAGAACTTCACCGACCGCGGGATCCGCAGCGCCGCGTTCACCGCCCTCGCCGCCTTCGGCGACAGCTCGGACGTGCGGGCGTCGCGCGCCGATCTCAAACGGTTGCACCGCGACGTCCGCGGCACGGGCAAGGATTCGTTCAGCGACACCCGCTACAGCGCGCTCAAGCCCGAGGTGTGGACGTGGGTGGCCGTGAGCGGGCTCAACCTGTTGTATCAGGGTTATCTGCGGGTGTGCGGGCGCCGCCTCACCCTGGCCGAGCAGGAAGTCGTCTACCAGACGCTGCGCTCCGAACTGCAGTTTCTGGAGCTGCCCAGCAAGCAGGGGAAGCTCCCGGCGACCCTGCACGACATGCTCGAGTACTACAACTCTGTCGCGGCGAAAGACTTGGCCGACAACGACTTTCTGCAATTCGCCAATCGCAGCTTCGTCGCCCCGCCCATCCCGAAGCTGCTGGTTTCCCGGCAGATGCGACCCGTGCTGCAACTGGTCTGGCCGGTGCTGACCACCCTCGCGTCGCGCCCGGTTGTCGTCTGTTCGGCCGCCGTCGCCCACCCCACGATGCGCCGGCTGCTCGGGGTGCGGTGGGGCGCCCGCGAGCAGGTCGAGTTCGTCGTCTACGTCGCCGCGTTGCAGATGGGTTGGCGTTGGTTGCCGCGCCGGCTCACGCTAGAACCGCTGGCCTACAACCGCTACCAATACGAGCGGCTCCGCGACCGCTACCGATCGGTGCTGCTGGATTCCTTCGCGGCGCCGAGCGCGACCTGA
- a CDS encoding TetR/AcrR family transcriptional regulator, whose amino-acid sequence MVDPAMLLGALPDGLATLDPTARTIVTAARTCFTERGFSDTTMQDIADTAGVGVATVYRRFRHKRNLVRLTIMDESLRLSTLVSEVAGRAGSPEEGIAEVFAAFVHEASAPKLLTRSIRESPAAGELSAYLTDENLIAMTRGYIATWLRRWQERGELAADLDTEVVGEMIGRLIISLIKTPKSVIPIYNLNKARDFARRYLVPLALQSPAPTPG is encoded by the coding sequence ATGGTAGACCCCGCGATGCTGCTCGGCGCGCTGCCCGACGGTCTGGCCACCCTGGATCCGACCGCCCGCACGATCGTGACCGCGGCACGCACCTGCTTCACCGAGCGCGGATTCTCCGACACCACCATGCAAGACATCGCCGACACCGCCGGTGTCGGCGTCGCCACCGTCTACCGCCGATTCCGGCACAAGCGAAACCTGGTGCGGCTGACCATCATGGACGAATCCCTGCGGCTGAGCACGCTGGTGTCCGAGGTCGCGGGCCGGGCGGGGTCACCGGAAGAGGGGATCGCCGAAGTCTTCGCCGCGTTCGTGCACGAAGCCTCCGCCCCCAAGCTGCTGACCCGCAGCATCCGCGAATCCCCCGCCGCCGGGGAGCTGTCCGCCTACCTGACCGACGAGAACCTGATCGCCATGACGCGCGGCTACATCGCGACGTGGCTGCGCCGCTGGCAGGAGCGGGGCGAACTGGCCGCCGACCTGGACACCGAGGTCGTCGGGGAGATGATCGGACGGCTGATCATCTCGCTGATCAAGACGCCCAAGTCCGTCATCCCGATCTACAACCTGAACAAGGCCCGCGATTTCGCCCGCCGGTATCTGGTGCCGCTGGCGTTGCAGTCCCCGGCGCCAACGCCGGGATGA
- the gcvP gene encoding aminomethyl-transferring glycine dehydrogenase codes for MPDQSTFAARHIGPDSQAVAAMLAVIGVDSLEQLASKAVPAGILDRLTDSGAAPGLDRLPAPASETEALTELRALAEANTVAVSMIGQGYYDTLTPPVLLRNILENPAWYTAYTPYQPEISQGRLEALLNFQTMVADLTGLEVANASMLDEGTAAAEAMTLMHRSATRRASQGSANRLAVDADVFAQTAAILATRAQPLGIEIVTADLREGLPDGDFFGVIAQLPGASGRVTDWTPVVQQAHDRGALIAVGADLLACTLITPPGEIGADVAFGTTQRFGVPMGFGGPHAGYLAVHANHARQLPGRLVGVSLDADGNPAYRLALQTREQHIRRDKATSNICTAQVLLAVMAAMYASYHGAEGLTAIARRVHGHAEAIAAGLGSALVHDKYFDTVLARVSGRAAEVIAAAKAKGINLWRVDDDHVSVACDEATTDEHVAAVLEAFGVPAAEPVCAGIVNRTSEFLTHPAFTQYRTETAMMRYLRTLADKDIALDRSMIPLGSCTMKLNAAAEMEPITWPEFARQHPFAPASDTPGLRRLIADLETWLVHITGYDAVSLQPNAGSQGEYAGLLAIHDYHASRGEPHRDICLIPSSAHGTNAASAALAGMRVVVVGCHDNGDVDLDDLRAKVGEHGERLSTLMITYPSTHGVYEHDIADICAAVHDAGGQVYVDGANLNALVGLARPGKFGGDVSHLNLHKTFCIPHGGGGPGVGPVAVRSHLAPFLPGHPHAPELPQGRPVSSAPYGSASILPISWAYIRMMGAEGLRAASLTAITSANYIARRLDEYFPVLYTGENGMVAHECILDLRGITKATGVTVDDVAKRLADYGFHAPTMSFPVAGTLMVEPTESETLTEVDAFCEAMIAIRGEIDKVGAGQWPVDDNPLRGAPHTAECLVIGAWDHPYSREEAAYPLGKDFRPKVWPPVRRIDGAYGDRNLVCSCPPVEAFA; via the coding sequence GTGCCCGATCAATCCACGTTCGCAGCCCGGCACATCGGCCCGGACAGCCAGGCCGTCGCGGCCATGCTCGCGGTCATCGGTGTCGACTCCCTCGAACAGCTGGCGTCCAAGGCGGTCCCGGCGGGCATCCTGGATCGGCTCACCGACAGCGGCGCCGCGCCGGGCCTCGACCGGCTGCCGGCGCCCGCCAGTGAAACCGAGGCGCTGACCGAGTTGCGGGCGTTGGCCGAGGCCAACACCGTGGCCGTGTCGATGATCGGTCAGGGCTACTACGACACGCTCACGCCGCCGGTGTTGCTGCGCAACATCCTGGAGAACCCGGCCTGGTACACGGCGTACACGCCGTACCAGCCGGAGATCAGCCAGGGCCGGCTCGAGGCGCTGCTGAATTTCCAGACGATGGTGGCCGACCTGACCGGCCTCGAGGTCGCCAACGCCTCGATGCTCGACGAGGGGACCGCCGCCGCCGAGGCCATGACGCTGATGCACCGATCCGCGACGCGTCGCGCGTCGCAGGGCAGCGCCAACCGGCTCGCCGTCGACGCCGACGTGTTCGCCCAGACCGCGGCCATCCTGGCCACCCGGGCCCAGCCGCTGGGCATCGAGATCGTCACCGCCGACCTGCGGGAGGGCCTGCCCGACGGCGACTTCTTCGGCGTGATCGCGCAGCTGCCCGGCGCCAGCGGCCGGGTCACCGACTGGACACCCGTGGTCCAGCAGGCGCACGACCGGGGCGCGCTGATCGCCGTCGGCGCCGACCTGCTCGCCTGCACGCTGATCACCCCGCCCGGTGAGATCGGCGCCGATGTCGCCTTCGGCACCACCCAAAGGTTCGGTGTGCCAATGGGATTCGGTGGCCCGCACGCCGGCTACCTGGCCGTGCACGCCAACCACGCGCGCCAACTGCCCGGCCGGCTGGTGGGGGTGTCGCTGGACGCCGACGGCAACCCGGCCTACCGGCTGGCGCTGCAGACCCGCGAGCAGCACATCCGCCGCGACAAGGCGACCAGCAACATCTGCACCGCGCAGGTGCTGCTGGCGGTGATGGCCGCGATGTACGCCAGCTACCACGGCGCCGAGGGGCTGACCGCGATCGCGCGCCGCGTGCACGGTCACGCCGAGGCGATCGCCGCGGGGCTCGGCTCGGCCCTGGTGCACGACAAGTACTTCGACACGGTGCTGGCGCGGGTGTCCGGGCGCGCCGCCGAGGTGATCGCCGCGGCCAAGGCCAAGGGAATCAACCTGTGGCGGGTCGACGACGACCACGTGTCGGTGGCCTGCGACGAGGCCACCACCGACGAGCATGTCGCCGCGGTGTTGGAGGCCTTCGGCGTTCCGGCCGCCGAACCCGTGTGTGCGGGGATCGTCAACCGCACGTCGGAGTTCTTGACCCATCCCGCCTTCACCCAGTACCGCACCGAGACGGCGATGATGCGCTACCTGCGCACGCTGGCGGACAAGGATATCGCCTTGGACCGCAGCATGATTCCGCTCGGCTCGTGCACGATGAAGCTCAACGCCGCGGCCGAGATGGAACCGATCACCTGGCCGGAATTCGCCCGCCAGCATCCGTTCGCGCCGGCCTCCGACACCCCGGGCCTGCGGCGCCTGATCGCCGACCTGGAGACGTGGCTGGTGCACATCACCGGCTATGACGCCGTCTCGCTGCAACCCAACGCCGGGTCGCAGGGCGAGTACGCCGGCCTGCTTGCCATCCACGACTACCACGCCAGCCGCGGCGAACCGCACCGCGATATCTGCCTCATCCCGTCCAGCGCGCACGGCACCAACGCGGCGTCCGCGGCGCTGGCCGGGATGCGGGTGGTCGTGGTGGGCTGCCACGACAACGGCGACGTCGACCTCGACGACCTGCGCGCGAAGGTCGGTGAACACGGGGAGCGGCTGTCGACCCTGATGATCACCTACCCGTCCACCCATGGCGTCTACGAGCACGACATCGCCGACATCTGCGCGGCCGTGCACGACGCGGGGGGCCAGGTCTACGTCGACGGCGCCAACCTCAACGCGCTGGTCGGCTTGGCGCGGCCGGGGAAGTTCGGCGGCGACGTCAGCCACCTGAACCTGCACAAGACGTTCTGCATTCCGCACGGGGGCGGCGGCCCGGGCGTCGGGCCGGTGGCGGTGCGTTCGCATCTGGCGCCGTTCCTGCCCGGACACCCGCATGCCCCCGAGCTGCCCCAGGGGCGTCCGGTGTCCTCGGCGCCGTACGGGTCCGCCTCGATCCTGCCGATCAGCTGGGCCTACATCCGGATGATGGGCGCAGAGGGTCTGCGCGCGGCGTCACTGACCGCGATCACGTCCGCCAACTACATCGCCCGTCGCCTCGACGAGTACTTCCCCGTGCTTTACACCGGCGAGAACGGCATGGTGGCCCACGAGTGCATCCTGGACCTCCGCGGCATCACCAAGGCCACCGGCGTGACCGTGGACGACGTCGCAAAACGCTTGGCGGACTACGGCTTTCACGCCCCCACGATGAGCTTCCCGGTGGCGGGCACGCTGATGGTGGAACCCACCGAGAGCGAGACCCTGACCGAAGTCGACGCCTTCTGCGAGGCCATGATCGCCATTCGCGGCGAGATCGACAAAGTGGGCGCGGGGCAGTGGCCGGTGGATGACAACCCGCTGCGGGGCGCCCCGCACACGGCCGAATGCCTGGTGATCGGCGCGTGGGACCACCCGTACAGCCGCGAAGAGGCCGCCTATCCGCTGGGCAAGGATTTCCGGCCCAAGGTGTGGCCGCCGGTGCGTCGCATCGACGGCGCCTACGGCGACCGCAACCTGGTCTGCTCGTGCCCGCCCGTGGAGGCCTTCGCCTGA
- a CDS encoding MerR family transcriptional regulator, with amino-acid sequence MSEQPRQEQLNLAEQGTDASSDRSITAASPPVQPGLFPDDSVPDELVGYRGPSACQIAGITYRQLDYWARTSLVVPSIRSAAGSGSQRLYSFKDILVLKIVKRLLDTGISLHNIRVAVDHLRQRGVQDLANITLFSDGTTVYECTSAEEVVDLLQGGQGVFGIAVSGAMRELTGVIADFPGERADGGESIAEPEDELASRRKHRDRKIG; translated from the coding sequence GTGAGCGAGCAGCCACGCCAAGAGCAGCTCAACCTAGCTGAGCAGGGAACCGACGCGAGTAGCGACCGCAGCATCACCGCGGCCAGCCCCCCCGTGCAGCCCGGCCTATTCCCGGACGACTCCGTACCCGACGAACTGGTCGGCTACCGCGGTCCCAGCGCATGCCAGATCGCCGGCATCACCTACCGGCAGCTCGATTACTGGGCGCGTACCTCGCTGGTGGTCCCGTCGATCCGCAGCGCGGCGGGCTCCGGAAGCCAGCGGCTCTACTCGTTCAAAGACATCCTGGTTCTCAAGATCGTCAAGCGGTTGCTCGACACCGGCATCTCACTGCACAACATTCGCGTCGCGGTCGACCACCTGCGCCAGCGCGGTGTCCAGGATCTGGCCAACATCACCCTGTTCTCCGACGGCACCACCGTCTACGAGTGCACGTCGGCCGAAGAGGTCGTCGACCTGCTCCAAGGTGGGCAGGGCGTGTTCGGCATCGCCGTGTCCGGCGCCATGCGCGAGCTGACCGGCGTCATCGCGGACTTCCCGGGCGAGCGGGCCGACGGCGGCGAGTCGATCGCCGAGCCGGAGGACGAGCTGGCGTCCCGGCGCAAGCACCGCGACCGCAAGATCGGCTAG
- a CDS encoding bifunctional nuclease family protein yields the protein MGEVRVVGIRVEQPQNQPVLLLRETDGDRYLPIWIGQSEAAAIALEQQGVEPPRPLTHDLIRDVIAALGHSLKEVRIVDLQEGTFYADLVFDRNITVSARPSDSVAIALRVGVPIYVEEPVLAQAGLLIPDETDEEGGTAVREDEVEKFKEFLDSVSPDDFKAT from the coding sequence ATGGGTGAGGTTCGTGTTGTCGGCATTCGCGTAGAGCAGCCACAAAACCAGCCGGTGTTGTTGCTGCGCGAAACCGACGGTGACCGTTACCTGCCGATCTGGATCGGCCAGTCGGAGGCTGCCGCCATCGCCCTCGAACAGCAGGGCGTCGAGCCGCCTCGTCCGCTGACGCACGATTTGATCAGGGATGTCATTGCCGCGCTTGGGCATTCGCTGAAAGAGGTGCGGATCGTCGATCTGCAGGAGGGCACTTTCTACGCCGACCTGGTGTTCGACCGCAACATCACCGTGTCGGCGCGCCCCTCGGATTCGGTGGCGATAGCGCTGCGCGTCGGCGTTCCGATCTACGTCGAGGAGCCCGTGCTGGCCCAGGCCGGGCTGCTGATCCCCGACGAGACCGACGAAGAGGGTGGCACCGCCGTCCGCGAGGACGAGGTGGAGAAGTTCAAGGAATTTCTCGACAGCGTGTCTCCCGACGATTTCAAAGCCACGTAG
- a CDS encoding MerR family transcriptional regulator: MSAPDSSALAGMSIGTVLELLRPDFPDVTISKIRFLEAEGLVTPQRAASGYRRFTAYDCARLRFILTAQRDHYLPLKVIRAQLDAQPDGELPPVKGPYSVPRLVSVAGTGEAGDDARSDTSAVAPTHVRLSREELLARAGVDDELLTSLLKAGVITTGPAGFFDEHAVVILQCARALSDYGVEPRHLRAFRSAADRQSDLIAQIAGPVVKAGKAGARDRADDLAREVAALAITLHTSLIKSAVRDVLDR; the protein is encoded by the coding sequence GTGAGCGCACCCGATAGCTCGGCACTGGCCGGGATGTCGATCGGGACGGTCCTGGAATTGTTGAGGCCGGACTTCCCCGATGTCACCATCTCCAAGATTCGCTTCTTGGAGGCCGAGGGGCTGGTGACGCCGCAACGGGCTGCGTCGGGTTACCGAAGGTTCACCGCGTACGACTGCGCGCGGTTGCGCTTCATCCTTACCGCGCAGCGCGATCACTACCTGCCGCTGAAGGTCATCCGGGCGCAATTGGACGCCCAGCCCGACGGCGAGCTGCCACCCGTTAAGGGTCCGTATTCCGTCCCGCGCCTGGTGTCGGTGGCGGGCACCGGGGAGGCCGGGGACGACGCGCGTTCCGACACGTCGGCGGTGGCGCCCACGCACGTCCGGCTGAGCCGCGAAGAGCTGCTGGCGCGTGCGGGCGTGGACGACGAGCTGCTGACCTCCTTGCTCAAGGCCGGCGTCATCACCACCGGACCCGCGGGCTTCTTCGACGAGCACGCCGTCGTCATCCTGCAATGCGCGCGGGCGCTGTCGGACTACGGCGTCGAGCCGCGGCATCTGCGCGCATTCCGGTCGGCCGCCGATCGGCAGTCGGACTTGATCGCCCAAATCGCCGGGCCGGTAGTCAAAGCCGGCAAGGCCGGCGCGCGCGATCGCGCCGACGATTTGGCGCGTGAAGTTGCGGCACTGGCCATCACGTTGCACACGTCGTTGATCAAATCCGCCGTTCGCGACGTTCTGGATCGCTGA
- the garA gene encoding glycogen accumulation regulator GarA gives MDSGSQQDQNSDEVTVETTSVFRADFLNELDAPAQAGTESAVSGVEGLPAGSALLVVKRGPNAGSRFLLDQPTTSAGRHPDSDIFLDDVTVSRRHAEFRLENNEFSVVDVGSLNGTYVNREPVDSAVLANGDEVQIGKFRLVFLTGPKQGEDGGSSG, from the coding sequence ATGGACTCAGGAAGTCAGCAAGACCAGAATTCGGACGAAGTCACGGTAGAGACGACCTCTGTCTTTCGTGCCGACTTCCTCAACGAGCTCGACGCACCCGCGCAAGCGGGCACGGAAAGCGCGGTATCCGGGGTCGAAGGACTCCCGGCGGGTTCGGCGTTGCTGGTCGTCAAACGGGGTCCCAACGCGGGATCGCGGTTCCTGCTCGACCAGCCCACCACGTCGGCCGGCCGGCATCCCGACAGCGACATCTTCCTCGACGACGTGACCGTCAGCCGCCGCCACGCCGAATTCAGGTTGGAAAACAACGAATTCAGCGTTGTCGACGTTGGTAGTCTCAACGGCACTTACGTCAACCGGGAGCCCGTGGATTCCGCGGTCCTTGCCAACGGCGACGAAGTGCAGATCGGCAAGTTCCGCTTGGTGTTTCTGACCGGACCCAAGCAGGGTGAGGATGGAGGATCTTCAGGCTAG